A genomic region of Bactrocera dorsalis isolate Fly_Bdor chromosome 3, ASM2337382v1, whole genome shotgun sequence contains the following coding sequences:
- the LOC105229952 gene encoding golgin subfamily A member 6-like protein 22, translating to MRSLNLLLLGASCALIVSLTFAHPPEGVWKKKLTWKEDWVQVWKTIKKEAWETKWKKIQVPIWKEVQVPIWKEVQVPDWKIVKKPHIEEREVPAWKEEKVPEWKKITKPIWKEIQVPIWREIQVPVWKEIKVPVWREIKVPVWKEIQVPIWRDIQVPVWREVQVPEWKQMFVPEWVKMGIPGEKYLGKDHEGWEYTSHDLWRKKLIWKPVWKKVWRTEKKQEWKTEKKQEWKTEKVQEWKIEKKQEWETKKVQEWKTEKQQAWKPEKKLEWKIEWVQIWKPVKKQIWVKEKRETWVEEKVQIWRTEKKQAWATEKKQAWKDEWKAIQVPVWKEVKVQEWKRVWKPVWEKVWVPASHGWD from the coding sequence CTTTTAGGCGCCAGCTGCGCGCTTATCGTAAGCCTCACATTTGCGCACCCGCCCGAGGGTGTGTGGAAGAAGAAGCTCACATGGAAGGAGGACTGGGTGCAGGTGTGGAAGACAATCAAAAAGGAGGCTTGGGAAACCAAATGGAAGAAGATACAAGTGCCTATCTGGAAGGAGGTGCAGGTCCCTATTTGGAAAGAGGTACAAGTGCCCGATTGGAAGATTGTCAAAAAGCCACACATTGAGGAACGTGAAGTGCCCGCCTGGAAGGAAGAAAAAGTACCAGAATGGAAGAAGATCACAAAACCTATTTGGAAAGAAATACAAGTGCCCATCTGGCGCGAGATCCAAGTGCCCGTGTGGAAGGAAATCAAGGTGCCAGTGTGGCGCGAAATAAAGGTACCGGTCTGGAAGGAAATACAAGTGCCCATCTGGCGTGACATACAAGTGCCGGTATGGCGCGAAGTGCAAGTGCCCGAATGGAAGCAAATGTTCGTGCCCGAATGGGTTAAGATGGGTATACCCGGCGAAAAGTACTTGGGTAAGGATCACGAAGGTTGGGAGTACACCAGTCACGATTTGTGGCGCAAAAAGCTCATCTGGAAGCCCGTCTGGAAGAAGGTCTGGCGCACCGAGAAGAAACAAGAATGGAAGACGGAAAAGAAACAAGAATGGAAAACCGAAAAGGTGCAGGAGTGGAAGATCGAAAAGAAGCAAGAATGGGAAACAAAGAAGGTGCAAGAATGGAAGACAGAAAAACAGCAAGCCTGGAAGCCGGAAAAGAAATTGGAATGGAAAATCGAATGGGTGCAAATCTGGAAGCCGGTGAAGAAACAAATCTGGGTAAAGGAGAAACGCGAAACATGGGTGGAGGAGAAAGTGCAAATCTGGCGTACAGAGAAGAAGCAAGCGTGGGCCACCGAAAAGAAGCAGGCGTGGAAGGACGAATGGAAAGCCATACAAGTGCCCGTGTGGAAGGAGGTTAAAGTGCAGGAATGGAAGCGCGTGTGGAAGCCCGTCTGGGAGAAGGTGTGGGTGCCAGCCAGTCATGGTTGGGACTGA